A single region of the Euzebya rosea genome encodes:
- a CDS encoding Maf family protein: MSRLVLASASPRRRDLLVDRLGLDIDVRPADVDEAPKHGEAPAAMVQRLARRKVSAVNAEMEDLVVAADTVVIVDGDVMGKPETPHEAERMLRALSGREHSVLTGVAVRLGPKGASGVDRTKVRFRRLGPGEIQWYVDTGEPLDKAGAYAIQGIGGIFVEHIEGSETGVIGLPLGRLAVLVASVGANLMDYRAS; encoded by the coding sequence ATGAGTCGCCTCGTCCTTGCCTCGGCGTCACCCCGCCGTCGCGACCTGCTGGTCGACCGGCTGGGCCTCGACATCGACGTGCGTCCTGCCGACGTCGACGAGGCCCCCAAGCACGGTGAGGCCCCCGCGGCGATGGTGCAGCGGCTGGCGCGCCGGAAGGTCAGCGCCGTCAACGCCGAGATGGAGGACCTCGTCGTCGCCGCCGACACCGTGGTCATCGTCGACGGTGACGTCATGGGCAAGCCCGAGACACCCCACGAGGCCGAACGCATGCTGCGCGCCCTCAGCGGACGCGAACACTCCGTCCTGACCGGGGTGGCCGTCCGGCTGGGTCCCAAGGGCGCGTCGGGCGTGGACCGCACCAAGGTGCGGTTCCGTCGGCTGGGTCCCGGAGAGATCCAGTGGTACGTCGACACCGGCGAACCGCTGGACAAGGCCGGCGCCTACGCCATCCAGGGAATCGGCGGCATCTTCGTGGAGCACATCGAGGGCAGCGAGACCGGCGTCATCGGCCTGCCGCTGGGACGCCTCGCCGTGCTGGTCGCAAGCGTCGGCGCCAACCTCATGGACTACCGGGCCAGCTGA
- a CDS encoding COX15/CtaA family protein — protein MPDTPAMPSSGFRRLAVVAAITSLVVIAIGGATRATDSGLACPTWPGCFSGGDFLPPVDVSAVDGLGRSVSGINVWLEHSHRLVAGVLGLMVAALLVWVLARHRRTPGLLWPVVGAAVAVNVQALLGALVVWNLVKVELVTTHLGLGTATMALLVHVAARSQEPLRRPSRSERLVRMWRFAAVVTGVLWLQILVGGHLTGVMGGLAFVNDPALGLFSIGPITMEPEAVNVVHRYLGFVVAGLAMATAGRMRRAGIGGAAQAWARVAASLTGLQVLLGVANLWSSLSFLSVIPHLAVASWILAAMVMVLISLCRADEQSAVDVTTDTLVEVPA, from the coding sequence GTGCCTGACACGCCTGCCATGCCTTCTTCCGGCTTCCGCCGCCTCGCCGTCGTTGCCGCGATCACCTCCCTCGTGGTGATCGCCATCGGCGGTGCGACCCGTGCCACCGACTCCGGCCTTGCCTGTCCGACGTGGCCCGGATGCTTCAGCGGCGGGGACTTCCTGCCGCCCGTCGACGTGAGCGCCGTGGACGGCCTCGGTCGCTCGGTGTCGGGGATCAACGTGTGGCTGGAGCACAGCCACCGCCTGGTCGCCGGCGTCCTCGGCCTGATGGTCGCCGCGTTGCTGGTGTGGGTGCTGGCCCGCCATCGCCGGACCCCGGGGCTGCTGTGGCCCGTCGTCGGTGCCGCCGTGGCCGTCAACGTCCAGGCCCTCCTCGGTGCCCTGGTCGTGTGGAACCTCGTGAAGGTCGAGCTGGTCACCACCCACCTCGGCCTCGGGACCGCCACCATGGCCCTGCTGGTCCACGTCGCGGCGCGATCCCAGGAGCCCCTGCGCCGACCGTCCCGATCCGAGCGCCTCGTGCGCATGTGGCGCTTCGCCGCCGTCGTGACCGGGGTGCTGTGGCTGCAGATCCTCGTCGGCGGCCACCTCACCGGCGTGATGGGCGGGCTGGCCTTCGTCAACGACCCCGCGCTCGGGCTGTTCTCCATCGGACCGATCACCATGGAGCCGGAGGCCGTCAACGTCGTCCACCGGTACCTGGGCTTCGTGGTCGCCGGCTTGGCGATGGCGACGGCCGGTCGCATGCGTCGTGCGGGGATCGGTGGTGCGGCCCAGGCCTGGGCGCGGGTCGCCGCCTCCCTGACCGGCCTGCAGGTCCTGCTCGGCGTCGCCAACCTGTGGTCGTCGCTGTCGTTCCTGTCCGTCATCCCACACCTGGCCGTGGCCTCGTGGATCCTCGCCGCGATGGTGATGGTCCTGATCAGCCTGTGCCGCGCCGACGAGCAGTCCGCCGTCGACGTCACCACCGACACCCTCGTCGAGGTTCCCGCGTGA
- a CDS encoding DNA gyrase subunit A translates to MSAQGSLLDDGNVVDVDIAERMEQSFLDYSMSVIVGRALPDVRDGLKPVQRRILHAMNEAGLRADRQHRKCASVIGDVMKKYHPHGDSSIYDALVRMAQDFAIRDPLVDGRGNFGSIDGDPPAAFRYCVTGQTRVALADGSTVPIGALIADGCDEVDVDLKVIGHDGTPVVASKVFDSGVHPVRTLRTNEGFELTGTGNHPVLCLVPVAGVPVLQWRTLDEIEPGTRVAIRRADDAGTFDPSDEQDRWMTLAGALVSEGWASTARAGFNNTDKRFFDHVRTAWEQLIGGQLFVGSRTLPSGRTIHEMDVQDTSALAASRLGELIGLRSADKRVPELVWHAGTESKAVFLQALYEGDGSVMLQPRGSIRIAYSTRSEQLAKDVQTLLLEFGIIARRYLDGARGEHQVTIVNRRDARLFAARVGFWGTKRRALADALAGVPRTSRAMSSDHIPYLAGYLRSEAPRGGREWLSKHNIDRVERWERDGDTILEKLRDPALQRFATDLVERGYFYATVDEVVDAGRERVYSLRVDSDAHAFVTDGFISHNTECRLSPLAMEMLSGIDEETVDFVPNYDGFETEPVVLPSRFPNLLVNGSTGIAVGMATNIPPHNLGEVIDACQLLISRPSADLEQVMEVLPAPDFPTGARILPGDGIRDAYATGRGAVTVQAIAATETRSGGLPRIVITEIPYQVNKAALLTKIADLVKNKKIDGIRDLRDESSRDGMRIVIELKRGEDPSAMLEKLYSLTDLRTNFNVNFVALDNGRPETMGLLQALHAYLAHQRDVLTRRTSHRLEKAKARLHILEGLLIALDNLDAVIALIRAADSAEAARQGLMAQFRMSEIQATAVLDMQLRRLAKLERGKIQAEHDELVGIVAELEAILADSGRLDRMLSGELAAIAETHTTPRRSRIDGWDAASGDDEGEVAPVLAAQDVTTYVTAGGYLKSVARKRLTAPHNADHDPIVAVLRGAADDVLLLIDEQGTGYRIDIGQLPVVSMPRRGTAVAAVLGEGPAAPLAGAVVLGEHPYVLTVSAGGQVKRTERGEYEIRNRSMTAAGTKSGDRIVAVLGVEEDDELLLAHSKGLAIRFPVSDVNPTGRSASGVAGIKIPKDAALVSATVVSEHGDVTVVDADGRAKVVPGGDFPLQGRGGKGVLTGVDTLVWAGSGRTLHVPTAEGWTTVRPETLTATSRARPAVEALPPVSGQPVAEDVGDDA, encoded by the coding sequence ATGAGCGCGCAAGGATCCCTGCTGGACGACGGCAACGTCGTCGACGTCGACATCGCCGAACGCATGGAGCAGTCGTTCCTCGACTACTCCATGAGCGTGATCGTGGGGCGAGCCCTGCCCGACGTGCGCGACGGCCTCAAGCCCGTGCAGCGTCGGATCCTGCACGCGATGAACGAAGCTGGCCTCCGGGCCGACCGCCAGCACCGCAAGTGCGCGTCGGTCATCGGCGACGTGATGAAGAAGTACCACCCGCACGGCGACTCCTCCATCTACGACGCGCTGGTGCGCATGGCACAGGACTTCGCCATCCGCGACCCCCTGGTGGACGGCCGAGGCAACTTCGGATCCATCGACGGTGACCCTCCGGCGGCGTTCAGGTACTGCGTGACCGGACAGACCAGGGTGGCCCTCGCGGACGGATCGACTGTGCCGATCGGGGCCCTGATCGCCGATGGATGCGATGAGGTCGACGTCGACCTGAAGGTCATCGGGCACGACGGAACGCCGGTCGTCGCCTCCAAGGTCTTCGACTCCGGCGTGCACCCCGTACGCACGTTGCGCACGAACGAGGGATTCGAGCTGACGGGGACCGGCAACCACCCCGTGCTGTGCCTCGTGCCGGTCGCGGGGGTTCCCGTCCTTCAGTGGCGGACGCTGGACGAGATCGAGCCCGGGACCCGAGTGGCGATCCGTCGTGCGGACGACGCTGGGACGTTCGACCCCAGCGACGAGCAGGACCGCTGGATGACCCTGGCCGGCGCCCTCGTCAGCGAGGGATGGGCGTCGACGGCTCGCGCCGGGTTCAACAACACCGACAAGCGCTTCTTCGACCACGTGCGTACGGCATGGGAGCAGCTCATCGGCGGGCAGCTCTTCGTTGGCAGCCGCACCCTCCCGTCCGGCAGGACCATCCACGAGATGGACGTGCAGGACACCAGCGCCCTGGCCGCCAGCCGACTCGGCGAGCTCATCGGCCTCAGGAGCGCCGACAAGCGTGTTCCGGAGCTGGTCTGGCATGCCGGGACGGAGTCGAAGGCCGTGTTCCTCCAGGCCCTGTACGAGGGCGACGGATCGGTGATGCTGCAGCCCCGCGGTTCGATCCGGATCGCCTACTCCACCCGCAGCGAGCAGCTCGCGAAGGACGTCCAGACCCTCCTGCTGGAGTTCGGGATCATCGCCCGTCGGTACCTCGACGGGGCCCGGGGTGAACACCAGGTCACCATCGTGAACCGTCGGGATGCCCGTCTGTTCGCGGCACGCGTGGGGTTCTGGGGCACCAAGCGACGCGCCCTGGCCGACGCCCTCGCCGGTGTCCCACGGACCAGCCGGGCGATGTCGTCCGACCACATTCCCTACCTGGCCGGCTACCTGCGCAGCGAGGCACCTCGGGGCGGCCGCGAGTGGCTGTCCAAGCACAACATCGACCGCGTGGAGCGCTGGGAGCGGGACGGCGACACGATCCTGGAGAAGCTGCGGGACCCTGCGCTGCAGCGCTTCGCCACCGACCTCGTGGAGCGCGGGTACTTCTACGCCACGGTCGACGAGGTCGTCGACGCCGGCCGGGAGCGGGTCTACTCGCTGCGAGTCGACTCCGACGCCCACGCGTTCGTGACCGACGGCTTCATCAGCCACAACACGGAGTGTCGACTGTCGCCGCTGGCGATGGAGATGCTGTCGGGCATCGACGAGGAGACCGTCGACTTCGTCCCCAACTACGACGGGTTCGAGACCGAACCGGTCGTGCTGCCCAGCCGGTTCCCGAACCTGCTGGTCAACGGGTCGACCGGCATCGCCGTCGGCATGGCGACCAACATCCCGCCGCACAACCTGGGAGAGGTCATCGACGCCTGCCAGCTGCTGATCTCGCGGCCCTCGGCGGACCTCGAGCAGGTCATGGAGGTCCTGCCGGCCCCCGACTTCCCGACCGGTGCCCGGATCCTGCCGGGTGACGGCATCCGCGACGCCTACGCCACCGGGCGCGGCGCGGTCACGGTGCAGGCGATCGCCGCCACCGAGACCCGCTCGGGCGGCCTGCCGCGCATCGTCATCACCGAGATCCCCTACCAGGTGAACAAGGCGGCGTTGCTGACCAAGATCGCCGACCTGGTCAAGAACAAGAAGATCGACGGGATCCGCGACCTGCGGGACGAGTCGTCCCGGGACGGCATGCGCATCGTCATCGAGCTCAAGCGGGGCGAGGACCCCAGCGCCATGCTCGAGAAGCTGTACTCGCTGACCGACCTGCGCACGAACTTCAACGTCAACTTCGTCGCCCTCGACAACGGTCGGCCCGAGACGATGGGTTTGCTGCAGGCGCTGCACGCCTACCTGGCCCACCAGCGTGACGTCCTGACCCGCCGCACCAGCCACCGCCTAGAGAAGGCCAAGGCGCGCCTGCACATCCTCGAGGGCCTGCTCATCGCCCTGGACAACCTCGACGCCGTCATCGCCCTGATCCGGGCGGCCGACAGCGCCGAAGCTGCTCGTCAGGGACTGATGGCGCAGTTCCGGATGTCGGAGATCCAGGCCACGGCGGTGCTGGACATGCAGCTGCGTCGGCTGGCCAAGCTGGAGCGCGGGAAGATCCAGGCCGAGCACGACGAGCTGGTCGGGATCGTCGCCGAGCTCGAGGCCATCCTCGCCGACTCCGGTCGGCTGGACCGGATGCTGTCGGGCGAGCTGGCCGCGATCGCGGAGACCCACACCACCCCGCGCCGCAGCCGGATCGACGGCTGGGACGCGGCCTCGGGCGATGACGAGGGTGAGGTCGCTCCCGTCCTGGCTGCCCAGGACGTCACCACCTACGTCACCGCCGGCGGCTACCTGAAGTCGGTCGCGCGCAAGCGACTCACCGCACCGCACAACGCCGACCACGATCCCATCGTTGCGGTCCTCCGTGGTGCCGCCGACGACGTGCTGCTGCTCATCGACGAGCAGGGGACCGGTTACCGCATCGACATCGGGCAGCTGCCGGTCGTCTCGATGCCACGTCGCGGGACCGCCGTCGCCGCGGTGCTGGGGGAGGGGCCGGCCGCCCCGCTCGCCGGCGCCGTCGTCCTCGGCGAGCACCCCTACGTGCTGACCGTCTCCGCGGGCGGACAGGTCAAGCGGACCGAACGCGGCGAGTACGAGATCCGCAACCGGTCGATGACCGCCGCGGGCACCAAGTCCGGTGACCGGATCGTCGCCGTCCTCGGGGTCGAGGAGGACGACGAGCTGCTGCTGGCCCACAGCAAGGGGCTGGCCATCCGCTTCCCGGTGTCCGACGTCAACCCGACCGGACGATCCGCGTCGGGTGTCGCCGGGATCAAGATCCCCAAGGACGCCGCGCTCGTGTCCGCCACGGTGGTCTCCGAGCACGGGGACGTGACCGTCGTCGACGCCGACGGTCGGGCCAAGGTCGTCCCCGGTGGGGACTTCCCGCTGCAGGGTCGCGGTGGCAAGGGCGTGCTGACCGGTGTCGACACGTTGGTGTGGGCAGGCTCGGGACGCACCCTGCACGTCCCGACTGCGGAGGGCTGGACGACGGTCCGTCCCGAGACGCTGACCGCCACCTCCCGTGCACGCCCGGCGGTCGAGGCGCTGCCGCCCGTCAGCGGCCAGCCGGTGGCGGAGGACGTCGGCGACGACGCCTGA
- a CDS encoding heme o synthase: MSSSTTTEVTGTSVGDVVRAYVALTKPRIVELLLVTTLPAMIVAADGLPSAGLVFVTLVGGTLGACSANAFNSIIEREADKLMARTRRRPMPNHRIEPRAAIVFSALLQVISFGMLWAWANLLTALLVLAANVFYVLVYTAYLKPRTVQNIVIGGAAGCVPVLAGWSAVTNDLSLVPWLMFAIVFLWTPPHFWALALRYKEDYAAASFPMLPVVAGTLETTRQIVGYTFIMVGFSLALGLVAGAGPLYMVIAMLLGIRFAQLTLRLHRVGLRAEADDEVHGPAMAVFRFSIAYLGLLFFALAADVFV; this comes from the coding sequence GTGAGCTCCTCCACCACCACCGAGGTCACCGGCACCAGCGTCGGCGACGTCGTCCGCGCCTACGTCGCGCTGACCAAGCCGAGGATCGTCGAGCTGCTGCTGGTCACGACCCTGCCGGCCATGATCGTCGCGGCCGACGGGCTGCCCTCGGCCGGGCTGGTGTTCGTCACGCTGGTCGGCGGGACGCTCGGGGCGTGCAGCGCCAACGCGTTCAACTCCATCATCGAGCGCGAGGCCGACAAGCTGATGGCCCGCACGCGCCGCCGCCCGATGCCCAACCACCGCATCGAACCGCGCGCCGCCATCGTCTTCTCCGCCCTCCTGCAGGTCATCTCCTTCGGGATGCTCTGGGCGTGGGCGAACCTGCTGACCGCGCTGCTGGTGCTGGCCGCCAACGTCTTCTACGTGCTGGTGTACACCGCCTACCTGAAGCCCCGGACGGTCCAGAACATCGTCATCGGCGGCGCCGCGGGCTGCGTGCCCGTGCTGGCCGGCTGGTCGGCGGTCACCAACGACCTGTCGCTGGTGCCGTGGTTGATGTTCGCCATCGTGTTCCTGTGGACGCCCCCGCACTTCTGGGCGCTCGCGCTGCGCTACAAGGAGGACTACGCCGCCGCGTCGTTCCCGATGCTGCCCGTCGTCGCCGGGACCCTGGAGACGACCCGTCAGATCGTGGGCTACACGTTCATCATGGTCGGCTTCTCCCTGGCGCTCGGCCTCGTGGCCGGTGCCGGACCGCTGTACATGGTCATCGCGATGCTGCTGGGCATCCGTTTCGCGCAGCTGACCCTCCGGTTGCACCGCGTCGGCCTGCGCGCCGAGGCGGACGACGAGGTCCACGGCCCCGCGATGGCGGTCTTCCGCTTCTCCATCGCCTACCTCGGCCTGCTGTTCTTCGCCCTCGCCGCCGACGTCTTCGTCTAG
- the tal gene encoding transaldolase yields MSDKNPLQKIHDAGQAIWLDSIKRSYLGEGAYLDTLISAGEIHGLTSNPAIFAKAVAEDDTYDAQVDPMVEQGADAREILWAVMKDDIVAACDQFAAVYESSDGADGYVSIEVDPAHAFDTERTVSEALSLWQEIDRPNLMVKVPGTEPGLAAITRLIGEGLNVNVTLLFSVDRHRAVMDAYMAGLERRRDAGGKLDHIASVASFFVSRVDAKVDGLLPEGHELRGKVAIANARAAYGAFLEVTASERWQSLAADGAKPQRPLWASTSTKDPSLPDTLYVDELVGPQTVNTVPEATMDATRDHGAEPTDNLNGRVEEALALLARLPELGVDLGQVTKELETEGVEKFVDSFEEAVATVAGAAD; encoded by the coding sequence ATGAGCGACAAGAACCCGCTTCAGAAGATCCACGACGCCGGCCAGGCGATCTGGCTGGACTCGATCAAGCGGTCCTACCTGGGCGAAGGCGCCTACCTGGACACGCTGATCAGCGCCGGTGAGATCCATGGCCTGACGTCCAACCCGGCGATCTTCGCCAAGGCCGTCGCCGAGGACGACACCTACGACGCGCAGGTCGACCCGATGGTCGAGCAGGGCGCGGACGCCCGCGAGATCCTGTGGGCCGTCATGAAGGACGACATCGTGGCCGCCTGCGACCAGTTCGCAGCCGTGTACGAGTCCTCCGACGGTGCCGACGGCTACGTCTCCATCGAGGTCGACCCGGCCCACGCGTTCGACACCGAGCGCACCGTGTCGGAGGCCCTGTCGCTGTGGCAGGAGATCGACCGTCCCAACCTGATGGTCAAGGTGCCGGGCACCGAGCCGGGCCTGGCCGCCATCACCCGCCTCATCGGCGAGGGCCTGAACGTCAACGTCACGCTGCTGTTCAGCGTCGACCGCCACCGTGCGGTCATGGACGCCTACATGGCGGGCCTGGAACGTCGTCGCGACGCCGGCGGCAAGCTGGACCACATCGCCAGCGTGGCGTCGTTCTTCGTCTCCCGCGTGGACGCGAAGGTCGACGGCCTGCTGCCCGAGGGGCACGAGCTCCGCGGCAAGGTTGCGATCGCCAACGCCCGCGCGGCGTACGGCGCGTTCCTGGAGGTCACGGCATCCGAGCGCTGGCAGTCACTGGCTGCCGACGGCGCCAAGCCGCAGCGGCCGCTGTGGGCGTCGACGTCCACCAAGGACCCGTCGTTGCCCGACACCCTGTACGTCGACGAGCTCGTCGGCCCGCAGACCGTCAACACCGTGCCCGAAGCGACCATGGACGCCACGCGCGACCACGGCGCCGAGCCCACCGACAACCTGAACGGTCGGGTCGAGGAGGCGCTGGCGCTGCTGGCACGCCTGCCCGAGCTGGGCGTTGACCTCGGCCAGGTCACCAAGGAGCTGGAGACCGAGGGTGTGGAGAAGTTCGTCGACAGCTTCGAGGAGGCCGTCGCGACCGTCGCCGGCGCCGCCGACTAG
- a CDS encoding ABC transporter permease: MMGAVSRLSAQTVMELKLMLRNAENLIVTFGIPTGMLIFFSIIRVLPTPDDTEPVAFLAPGILALSVIGAAMVSLGIQTGFERFYLVLKRLGATPLRRWELIASKALAVLLTEIAQVVVVVGVALALGWRPEVDQLALAVPALLLGTSAFVGIGLSMAGRLRAVATLAATNALFLVLLVSSGIIFPLDRLPEVMQFGARLLPAAPLTDWLRAAFDGADIPVASLIALPAWAVGAPILASRIFRWE, encoded by the coding sequence ATGATGGGCGCGGTCAGCCGGCTGTCGGCCCAGACGGTCATGGAGCTGAAGCTGATGCTCCGCAACGCCGAGAACCTCATCGTCACGTTCGGCATCCCGACGGGGATGCTCATCTTCTTCTCCATCATCCGCGTGCTGCCCACGCCGGACGACACCGAGCCGGTCGCCTTCCTGGCCCCCGGCATCCTGGCGCTGAGCGTCATCGGTGCGGCCATGGTGTCGTTGGGCATCCAGACCGGGTTCGAGCGGTTCTACCTGGTCCTCAAGCGGCTGGGGGCCACCCCGCTGCGCCGCTGGGAGCTGATCGCCAGCAAGGCGCTGGCGGTGCTGCTGACCGAGATCGCCCAGGTGGTCGTCGTGGTCGGCGTGGCGCTGGCGCTGGGCTGGCGACCCGAGGTGGACCAGCTGGCCCTCGCCGTCCCGGCGTTGCTGCTGGGCACGTCGGCGTTCGTCGGCATCGGCCTGTCGATGGCCGGCCGCCTGCGAGCCGTAGCGACCCTGGCGGCGACCAACGCGCTGTTCCTCGTCCTGCTGGTCTCCTCGGGGATCATCTTCCCCCTCGACCGGCTGCCCGAGGTCATGCAGTTCGGCGCCCGCCTGCTGCCGGCCGCCCCGCTGACCGACTGGCTGCGAGCCGCGTTCGACGGCGCCGACATCCCCGTCGCCTCGCTGATCGCCCTCCCCGCCTGGGCCGTCGGCGCCCCGATCCTGGCCTCCCGCATCTTCCGCTGGGAGTAG
- the tkt gene encoding transketolase produces MTDNDSLAVSAIRALSIDAVERANSGHPGAPMGLAPLTHTLFTKHLVHNPSNPNWIDRDRFVLSCGHASMLLYSTLHLTGYDVSMEDIKNFRQLESRTPGHPESFATPGVETTTGPLGQGVANGVGFALAEKMLAARFNTEDTTIVDHRTWVLASDGDLMEGVAAEACSLAGHLGLDKLIVFWDDNEITLDGPASWSFSTEDVVKRFEAYGWRTLEVADGNDLGALDKAMEEAKQSDGRPTLVRVRTTIGYGAPTKAGTAKAHGSPLGAEEASAAKAAYGWTHEPFEVPDEVYQAASQVERGKVAEEAWNTLYASYEEAHPDLAEELERAFAGELAEDWDAALPEFDDGHSEATRSTSGAVIQRLAATVPELIGGSADLAGSNKTMIESSGAVTRDLFAARNINYGVREHAMAGMANGMVLHGGVRPFIGTFLTFSDYMRGSMRLSALSGLGVIYVFTHDSIGLGEDGPTHQPIEHIASLRTIPNLRVIRPADARETVGAWLEAVQRTDGPTALALSRQDLPVLTGSSADQVSMGAYALNDVADPDIVLVGTGSEVQLCVAAAEKLAEEDDLAVRVVSMPCMELLADGDPDYADELLGGGDAPVLSVEAGVSFGWERWADDHVAMDDFGASAPAEVLFEEFGFTPAAVADAARDLLEEWEDDE; encoded by the coding sequence GTGACCGACAACGACTCCCTTGCCGTCAGCGCCATCCGTGCCCTGTCCATCGACGCCGTCGAGCGGGCCAACTCCGGGCATCCCGGTGCCCCGATGGGCCTTGCGCCGCTGACCCACACGCTCTTCACGAAGCACCTGGTGCACAACCCCAGCAACCCGAACTGGATCGACCGCGACCGGTTCGTGCTGTCCTGTGGCCACGCGTCCATGCTGCTGTACTCCACGTTGCACCTCACGGGCTACGACGTGTCGATGGAGGACATCAAGAACTTCCGGCAGCTGGAGTCGCGCACACCGGGTCACCCCGAGTCCTTCGCCACCCCCGGCGTGGAGACCACCACGGGGCCGCTGGGCCAGGGTGTCGCCAACGGTGTCGGGTTCGCGCTTGCCGAGAAGATGCTGGCCGCCCGGTTCAACACCGAGGACACCACGATCGTCGACCACCGCACCTGGGTGCTGGCCTCCGACGGTGACCTCATGGAGGGCGTGGCCGCCGAGGCGTGCTCGCTGGCCGGCCACCTCGGCCTGGACAAGCTGATCGTCTTCTGGGACGACAACGAGATCACCCTCGACGGCCCGGCCTCCTGGTCGTTCTCCACCGAGGACGTCGTCAAGCGCTTCGAGGCCTACGGCTGGCGCACCCTGGAGGTCGCCGACGGCAACGACCTCGGTGCGCTGGACAAGGCGATGGAGGAGGCCAAGCAGTCCGACGGCCGCCCGACCCTCGTCCGCGTTCGCACCACCATCGGCTACGGCGCCCCCACCAAGGCCGGCACCGCCAAGGCCCACGGCTCGCCGCTCGGCGCGGAGGAGGCCTCGGCCGCCAAGGCGGCCTACGGCTGGACCCACGAGCCCTTCGAGGTGCCCGACGAGGTCTACCAGGCCGCCAGCCAGGTCGAGCGCGGCAAGGTCGCCGAGGAGGCGTGGAACACCCTCTACGCCAGCTACGAGGAGGCCCACCCCGACCTCGCGGAGGAGCTTGAGCGGGCGTTCGCCGGCGAGCTCGCCGAGGACTGGGACGCCGCCCTGCCCGAGTTCGACGACGGCCACAGCGAGGCCACCCGGTCCACGAGCGGCGCGGTCATCCAGCGCCTCGCGGCCACGGTGCCCGAGCTGATCGGCGGCTCGGCGGACCTCGCCGGCTCCAACAAGACGATGATCGAGAGCTCCGGCGCGGTCACCCGTGACCTGTTCGCCGCGCGCAACATCAACTACGGCGTGCGCGAGCACGCGATGGCCGGCATGGCCAACGGCATGGTGCTGCACGGTGGCGTCCGGCCGTTCATCGGCACGTTCCTGACCTTCAGCGACTACATGCGCGGCTCGATGCGCCTCTCGGCCCTCTCCGGCCTCGGCGTGATCTACGTGTTCACCCACGACTCGATCGGCCTGGGCGAGGACGGCCCGACCCACCAGCCCATCGAGCACATCGCGTCGCTGCGCACCATCCCGAACCTGCGGGTCATCCGCCCGGCCGACGCCCGCGAGACCGTGGGTGCCTGGCTCGAGGCCGTGCAGCGCACCGACGGACCGACGGCGCTGGCCCTGTCCCGGCAGGACCTGCCGGTGCTCACCGGGTCCTCCGCCGACCAGGTCAGCATGGGTGCCTACGCCCTCAACGACGTCGCAGACCCCGACATCGTGCTCGTCGGTACCGGCAGCGAGGTCCAGCTGTGCGTCGCGGCCGCGGAGAAGCTGGCCGAGGAGGACGACCTGGCCGTCCGGGTCGTGTCCATGCCCTGCATGGAGCTGCTGGCCGACGGCGACCCCGACTACGCCGACGAGCTGCTCGGTGGCGGCGACGCCCCCGTGCTGTCGGTCGAGGCCGGCGTCAGCTTCGGCTGGGAGCGCTGGGCCGACGACCACGTCGCCATGGACGACTTCGGTGCATCGGCCCCGGCCGAGGTGCTGTTCGAGGAGTTCGGTTTCACCCCCGCTGCGGTCGCCGACGCCGCCCGGGACCTGCTCGAGGAATGGGAGGACGACGAATGA
- a CDS encoding nitroreductase family protein — protein MEFTEVVRRRRMVRRYRPDPVDPVVLRRVLDTARRGPSAGFSQPQRFVVAVDQEPRQRIADACGEPEHVARGLQPWLSVAPVHVIPCVDTGAYDRRYAEPDKSASVGPQGWSVPFPWVDGGAAFGMLLLAAVEEGLGAGFLAVDSQVLRGAAGVPRAWDPIGLVTLGHPVEDGRPGSQNRPRDDLDEIIRWAD, from the coding sequence ATGGAGTTCACCGAGGTCGTGCGTCGCCGCCGGATGGTGCGGCGCTACCGACCGGACCCGGTCGACCCGGTCGTGCTGCGCCGGGTCCTCGACACCGCACGCCGGGGACCGAGCGCTGGCTTCAGCCAGCCCCAGCGGTTCGTCGTCGCCGTTGACCAGGAACCCCGACAGCGGATCGCCGACGCGTGCGGCGAACCCGAGCACGTGGCGCGTGGCCTCCAGCCGTGGCTGTCGGTGGCACCCGTGCACGTGATCCCCTGCGTGGACACCGGGGCCTACGACCGTCGCTACGCCGAACCCGACAAGTCCGCATCGGTCGGCCCCCAGGGCTGGTCGGTGCCGTTCCCGTGGGTCGATGGTGGGGCCGCCTTCGGCATGCTGCTCCTCGCGGCCGTCGAGGAGGGGCTCGGCGCCGGGTTCCTCGCCGTCGACAGCCAGGTGCTGCGGGGCGCAGCGGGGGTCCCCCGGGCTTGGGACCCGATCGGCCTCGTGACGCTGGGACATCCCGTCGAGGACGGCCGGCCGGGGTCGCAGAACCGGCCGCGAGACGACCTGGACGAGATCATCCGATGGGCTGACTAG